The nucleotide sequence TCTCCGGCGAACTCGACGTCGACCGGATGGACTATCTCGTCCGGGATGCCCACCATACGGGTGTTCCCTACGGTACGATCGACCACGGGCGGCTGGTTCGGGAACTGCGCTTCCGGGACGGGGAGCTGGTGCTCGCGGAGGGCAACGTCCAGACGGCCGAGAGCCTCCTGCTCGCCCGCGCGCTGATGACGCCGACGGTGTACAGCCATCACGTTGCCCGCATCGCCAAGGCGATGCTCCGGCGTGCCAGTGCCCGGCTTCTCGAAGCGACGGAGACGGCCCCCGCGACGTTCCGGCGGATGGACGACGCGGAACTGCTCGTGACGCTCCGCTCGACCGCGGAGACGGCCGAGATCGGGCGGCGGTTGACCTACCGCGACCTCTACAAGCGAGCGGTCTGGGCCGAACGCGGCGCTGTCCCCGAGGATCTGCTGGAGATGGAGCAAGCGGCGATCCGCGAGCGAGAGCGGGATATCGCCGAAGAGGCGGGCGTCGATCCGGCGGCAGTGATTCTCGACGTGCCACCGGACCCCTCGATGGCCGAGTCGAGTTCGCGTGTGCTCGTCAACGGGACTGTGCGACGCCTCGACGAACAGTCGACGCTCGTCCGGGCGCTACAGGCGGCCCAGCGCGACCGCTGGCGACTCGGCGTCTACGCCCCACGGGACGCCCGCGAGCGCGTCGGCGACGCCGCCGTGCGGACGCTCGGGCTCGACATCGACGGCGCACGCGTCACCGACACGCCCCGGGGCATTCACGCGACGTTGGACGAGTTCGAGTGACGGTTCGTCGCTCGGCCCGAGCTTTGCACTCTCGAAACTGTCAAACCCCGCTTACCCCAACGCACTGAATATGCAACTGGAAGGGACGGTTCTTCGCGGGCGGGACTTCGAGCCGGTTGAAGGCCGCGTCGTCGTCGAGGACGGTGAGATCACCGCCGTCGAGGAGACCACTACACACAGCGAGAAGATCATTCTCCCGGCGTTCGTCAACGCCCACACGCACATCGGCGATTCGATCGCCAAGGAGGCCGGGGCCGGCCTCAGCCTCGACGAACTCGTCGCCCCGCCCGACGGGCTGAAACACCAGCTACTCCGGGAGGCCAGCCAGGACGAACTGATCGCCGCCATGCGGCGCTCGCTTTCCGTTATGGAACGGGCCGGAACCGGGGCGTTCGTCGAGTTCCGGGAGGGCGGCGTTGCGGGCGTCGAGGCGATCGAGGCGGCGCTCGACGGACTCGCTATCGAGGGCGTCATCCTGGGTCGGGAGACGATCGATGCGATGGCGGCCGCCGACGGGTTCGGGGCCAGCGGGGCGCGCGACGGGGAGTTTGGCGCCGAACGCACGGCGACCCGTGAGGCGGACAAGCTCTTTGGCATTCACGCCGGCGAGCGCGACAGCGACGACGTCAATCCCGCGCTGGACCTCGATCCTGACTTTCTCGTCCACATGGTCCATCTCGAAGCCCTCCACTACGAGCGCCTCGACGACGAGAAGGTCCCAGTCGTCCTCTGTCCGCGCTCGAACCTCGTCACCGACGCCGGCGTCGCGCCGGCACGGGAGTTGCTCGACCGCACGACGGTCGCACTCGGTACGGACAACGTGATGCTCAACAGCCCGTCGATGTTCCGCGAGATGGAGTTCGCCGCCAAACTCTACGATATCTCCGCGCGTGAGGTTCTCGGCATGGCGACCGTCGCCGGAGCCGAAATCGCCGGCCTGAACGCCGGCGTGATCGAAGCAGGCAGGGACGCCCGACTGATCGTGCTCGACGGCGATTCGGACAATCTCGCCGGTGCGGAAGATGTCGTCCGTGCGGTCGTCCGCCGGGCCGGCGTCGATGACGTGACCGACGTGATTCTCGGCGACTGAACACATTTTGGCGGATATCGACCCTTCAACTCATCTGGCTTACATTAGCTCTTAAGCCGGATGCCGGCGTACATACATAGACAATCATGTATGATCGAATTTTGGTTCCGACTGATGGGTCAGACGGCATCGAGCCCGTGATCGAGCACGCCCTGGAACTGGC is from Halorhabdus sp. BNX81 and encodes:
- a CDS encoding HD domain-containing protein → MKTIKDSVHDYIEVEGVALSLLDTPPLQRLRHVSQLGTVTLVYPSANHTRFEHSLGVYHLADQALAHLGISGQQAERVRAAALLHDVGHGPYSHNVEGLIHRHTGKYHDDVHDLIGDGEVARVLTEHGLNPDAVADLVAGDGELGQLVSGELDVDRMDYLVRDAHHTGVPYGTIDHGRLVRELRFRDGELVLAEGNVQTAESLLLARALMTPTVYSHHVARIAKAMLRRASARLLEATETAPATFRRMDDAELLVTLRSTAETAEIGRRLTYRDLYKRAVWAERGAVPEDLLEMEQAAIRERERDIAEEAGVDPAAVILDVPPDPSMAESSSRVLVNGTVRRLDEQSTLVRALQAAQRDRWRLGVYAPRDARERVGDAAVRTLGLDIDGARVTDTPRGIHATLDEFE
- a CDS encoding amidohydrolase family protein, which gives rise to MQLEGTVLRGRDFEPVEGRVVVEDGEITAVEETTTHSEKIILPAFVNAHTHIGDSIAKEAGAGLSLDELVAPPDGLKHQLLREASQDELIAAMRRSLSVMERAGTGAFVEFREGGVAGVEAIEAALDGLAIEGVILGRETIDAMAAADGFGASGARDGEFGAERTATREADKLFGIHAGERDSDDVNPALDLDPDFLVHMVHLEALHYERLDDEKVPVVLCPRSNLVTDAGVAPARELLDRTTVALGTDNVMLNSPSMFREMEFAAKLYDISAREVLGMATVAGAEIAGLNAGVIEAGRDARLIVLDGDSDNLAGAEDVVRAVVRRAGVDDVTDVILGD